From the Accumulibacter sp. genome, one window contains:
- a CDS encoding sulfate adenylyltransferase subunit 1 has product MSAIEKLPAEDIPDNGLLRFLTCGSVDDGKSTLIGRLLYDSKTILADTLHAIQRSSARRGLDSVDLSLLTDGLQAEREQGITIDVAYRYFTTGTRKYIIADAPGHEQYTRNMVTAASTADLAIILIDARKGVLTQTRRHSYVAHLLGIPHIVVAVNKMDLVDYAQETFDRIRDEYLEFASRLGIADVRFIPLSALHGDMIVERGERLRWYDGPTLFEMLEAAPAIHSEHVEKFRFPVQYVCRPQDSANPELHDYRGFMGRVESGELHIGDRVTILPSRLESRVRDIQVLGESLPRAVAEQSVSILLDDEIDISRGDMIVRSDELPLVGRNIDAMLCWLSESPLEPRRKYLLRHTTRDSKAMLAAIAFRVDINSMQQQPAERLVMNDIARVSFRLAQPIFADPYAESRGTGAFIIIDESTNNTVAAGMILGTTGGDSG; this is encoded by the coding sequence ATGTCAGCGATCGAGAAACTCCCCGCCGAAGACATTCCCGACAACGGCCTGCTGCGCTTCCTGACCTGCGGCAGCGTCGACGACGGCAAGAGCACGCTGATCGGCCGCCTGCTCTACGACAGCAAGACGATTCTCGCCGATACGCTGCACGCCATCCAGCGCAGCTCCGCCCGCCGTGGCCTCGACAGCGTCGACCTGTCGCTGCTGACCGACGGCCTGCAGGCGGAACGCGAACAGGGAATCACCATCGACGTCGCCTACCGCTACTTCACCACCGGCACGCGCAAGTACATCATCGCCGACGCGCCGGGCCACGAGCAGTACACGCGCAACATGGTGACCGCCGCGTCCACCGCTGACCTGGCGATCATCCTCATCGATGCACGCAAGGGGGTGCTGACGCAGACCCGCCGCCACTCCTACGTCGCCCATCTGCTCGGCATCCCGCACATCGTCGTCGCGGTGAACAAGATGGATCTGGTCGATTACGCGCAGGAGACCTTCGACCGCATCCGCGACGAGTATCTCGAGTTCGCCAGCCGGCTCGGCATCGCCGACGTGCGCTTCATCCCGCTGTCGGCGCTGCACGGCGACATGATCGTCGAGCGCGGCGAACGCCTGCGCTGGTACGACGGGCCGACGCTGTTCGAGATGCTCGAGGCGGCGCCGGCGATCCACAGCGAGCACGTCGAGAAGTTCCGCTTTCCGGTGCAGTACGTCTGCCGCCCGCAGGACTCGGCGAACCCCGAACTGCACGACTATCGCGGCTTCATGGGCCGCGTCGAATCCGGCGAACTGCACATCGGCGATCGCGTGACGATCCTGCCCTCGCGTCTCGAGAGCCGCGTCCGCGACATCCAGGTGCTCGGCGAATCGCTGCCGCGCGCGGTCGCCGAACAGTCGGTCAGCATCCTGCTCGACGACGAGATCGACATCTCGCGCGGCGACATGATCGTCCGCAGCGACGAACTGCCGCTGGTGGGCCGCAACATCGATGCGATGCTCTGCTGGCTTTCGGAGTCGCCGCTCGAACCCCGCCGCAAGTACCTGCTGCGCCATACGACGCGCGACAGCAAGGCGATGCTCGCCGCCATCGCCTTCCGCGTCGACATCAACAGCATGCAGCAGCAGCCCGCCGAGCGACTCGTGATGAACGATATCGCCCGCGTCAGCTTCCGGCTGGCGCAGCCGATCTTCGCCGACCCGTACGCCGAAAGCCGCGGCACCGGCGCCTTCATCATCATCGACGAGTCGACGAACAACACCGTCGCCGCCGGCATGATCCTGGGCACCACGGGCGGCGACAGCGGATGA
- a CDS encoding nitrite/sulfite reductase: MYRYDRIDQQIIDERVAQYRDQIGRHLAGDLSTDELRPLRLQNGLYIQRHGPMLRIAIPYGMLSATQLRKLAEISQRYDRGVGHFTTRQNMQLNWPQLEQTPAILGELASVEMHAVQTSGNCIRNITTDQFAGVAPDELTDPRPYCELLRQWSTFHPEFAFLPRKFKIAVNAATTDRAIIRAHDIGLELLRDERDGIGVRIFVGGGLGRTPILGQVIREFLPRRHLLSYLEAILRVYNRYGRRDNLYKARIKILVQALGIDGFRRQVEAEWAHLRDGPTTVPDEEFARIAAHFPPPAWETLPAVDELHAARVAGDLAFANWVRRCVHPHRTPGYAAVTLSLKAPGAAPGDISDTQMLVVADLADRFSFGELRVTHEQNVVLADVRQRDLHEVWQIARRHRLATANIGLLTDIICCPGGDLCALANARSVPIADAVNEKFDDLDYLYDIGDISLNISGCMNSCGHHHVANIGILGVDKNDEEWYQITIGGQQGNSATIGKVIGPSFHAHEVPLVIEALISVHVEQRRPGERFIDTLQRIGVEPFKARAYAGRDRRRGARQENREVVNA, from the coding sequence ATGTATCGCTACGACCGGATTGACCAGCAGATCATCGACGAGCGCGTGGCGCAGTATCGGGACCAGATCGGGCGCCACCTCGCCGGCGACCTGTCGACCGACGAGCTGCGCCCGCTGCGCCTGCAGAACGGCCTCTACATCCAGCGGCACGGGCCGATGCTGCGCATCGCCATCCCATACGGCATGCTCTCGGCGACGCAACTGCGCAAGCTGGCCGAGATCTCGCAGCGTTACGACCGCGGTGTCGGCCATTTCACGACACGCCAGAACATGCAGCTCAACTGGCCGCAACTCGAGCAGACGCCGGCGATCCTCGGCGAACTGGCGAGCGTCGAGATGCACGCCGTACAGACCTCGGGCAACTGCATCCGCAACATCACGACCGACCAGTTCGCCGGCGTCGCGCCGGACGAGCTGACCGACCCGCGTCCCTACTGCGAGCTGCTGCGCCAGTGGTCGACCTTCCATCCCGAGTTCGCCTTCCTGCCCCGCAAGTTCAAGATCGCCGTCAATGCGGCGACGACGGACCGGGCAATCATCCGCGCGCACGACATCGGCCTCGAACTGCTGCGCGACGAACGCGACGGGATCGGCGTGCGCATCTTCGTCGGCGGCGGCCTCGGCCGGACGCCGATCCTCGGTCAGGTGATCCGCGAATTCCTGCCACGGCGGCACCTGCTCTCCTACCTCGAGGCGATCCTGCGCGTCTACAACCGCTACGGCCGTCGCGACAACCTTTACAAGGCGCGCATCAAGATTCTCGTCCAGGCCCTCGGCATCGACGGCTTCCGCCGCCAGGTCGAGGCCGAGTGGGCGCACCTGCGGGACGGTCCGACGACGGTTCCGGACGAGGAGTTCGCGCGCATCGCGGCGCATTTTCCGCCGCCGGCCTGGGAAACGCTGCCGGCCGTGGACGAGCTGCACGCCGCGCGCGTCGCGGGTGACCTCGCCTTCGCCAACTGGGTACGGCGCTGCGTGCATCCGCACCGAACTCCCGGTTACGCCGCCGTCACCCTGTCGCTGAAGGCGCCGGGGGCTGCCCCGGGTGACATCAGCGACACGCAGATGCTGGTCGTCGCCGACCTCGCCGATCGCTTCAGCTTCGGCGAACTGCGCGTCACGCACGAGCAGAACGTCGTTCTCGCCGACGTGCGGCAGCGAGACCTGCACGAAGTCTGGCAGATCGCCCGCCGCCACCGCCTGGCGACCGCCAACATCGGCCTGCTGACCGACATCATCTGCTGCCCCGGCGGTGACCTCTGCGCGCTCGCCAACGCGCGCTCGGTACCGATCGCCGATGCGGTCAACGAGAAGTTCGACGATCTCGACTACCTCTACGACATCGGCGACATCTCGCTCAACATCTCCGGCTGCATGAACTCCTGCGGCCACCATCACGTCGCCAACATCGGCATCCTGGGCGTCGACAAGAACGACGAGGAGTGGTACCAGATCACCATCGGCGGCCAACAGGGCAATTCGGCGACGATCGGCAAGGTGATCGGCCCCTCGTTCCATGCGCACGAGGTACCGCTGGTGATCGAGGCGCTGATCAGCGTCCATGTCGAACAGCGGCGGCCGGGCGAGCGCTTCATCGACACGCTGCAGCGGATCGGCGTCGAGCCGTTCAAGGCCCGCGCCTACGCCGGCCGCGACCGGCGGCGCGGCGCCAGACAGGAAAACCGGGAGGTGGTCAATGCCTAG
- a CDS encoding sulfite exporter TauE/SafE family protein, with product MDWMYTLSGFAVGAIVGLTGVGGGSLMTPLLVLLFGVHPATAVGTDLLYAAVTKAGGTVVHARKGHVDWQVTRLLAIGSIPAAALTIWALSYLPRQSAATSQLISVALGVALLLTAAAIIFRQQLQRQALAHADDAAHTQFRAPVTIACGVLLGVLVTVSSVGAGALGAAILFYLYPRLPAIRIVGSDVAHAVPLTLLAGLGHWLIGSVDWSLLGSLLLGSLPGIWLGSHASARVPDRILRPILAGMLVLIGGKLIAH from the coding sequence ATGGACTGGATGTACACCTTGTCGGGCTTTGCCGTCGGCGCCATCGTCGGGCTGACCGGCGTTGGCGGCGGCTCGCTGATGACGCCGCTGCTGGTGCTGCTGTTCGGCGTGCACCCGGCCACGGCGGTCGGCACCGACCTGCTATACGCCGCCGTCACCAAGGCCGGGGGCACCGTCGTCCATGCCCGCAAGGGGCATGTCGACTGGCAGGTCACCCGCCTGCTGGCAATCGGCAGCATTCCGGCAGCGGCGCTGACCATCTGGGCGCTGTCGTACCTGCCGCGGCAGAGTGCGGCGACATCACAGCTGATCTCGGTAGCGCTCGGGGTCGCCCTGCTGCTGACCGCAGCGGCGATCATCTTCCGCCAGCAACTGCAACGGCAGGCGCTGGCGCACGCCGACGATGCCGCGCACACGCAGTTCCGGGCGCCGGTGACGATCGCCTGCGGTGTGCTGCTGGGCGTTTTGGTGACGGTCTCCTCGGTCGGCGCCGGTGCCCTCGGCGCCGCCATCCTGTTCTACCTCTACCCGCGGCTGCCGGCGATCCGCATCGTCGGCAGCGACGTGGCGCACGCCGTACCGCTGACGCTGCTCGCCGGCCTTGGTCACTGGCTGATCGGCAGCGTCGACTGGTCACTCCTCGGCAGCCTTCTGCTCGGCTCGCTGCCCGGGATCTGGCTCGGCAGCCATGCTTCGGCGCGGGTTCCGGACCGCATCCTGCGGCCGATCCTCGCCGGCATGCTGGTGCTGATCGGCGGCAAGTTGATCGCCCATTAG
- a CDS encoding MarR family winged helix-turn-helix transcriptional regulator — translation MPPDVPQTHLAVLQQFRLIYGTMRQYFRVVEERCGLPGSQMWILQEVQRRPGIGVSELAARLAIHQSTCSQLVDRLAVRGCLVKARRPEDHRRLGLHLAPDGEKAIAALPGSAEGALPEALTAMPEVALKTLEINLSELIRHLPGRDDAFASVPLAEIVGNVP, via the coding sequence TTGCCGCCCGACGTGCCGCAGACCCATCTGGCGGTGCTGCAACAGTTCCGCCTGATCTACGGCACGATGCGGCAGTATTTCCGCGTGGTGGAGGAGCGCTGCGGGCTTCCCGGTTCGCAGATGTGGATCCTGCAGGAGGTGCAGCGCCGGCCAGGAATTGGCGTCAGCGAACTGGCGGCGCGCCTGGCCATACACCAGTCCACCTGCAGTCAACTCGTCGACCGGCTGGCCGTGCGCGGATGCCTCGTCAAGGCGCGCCGGCCGGAGGACCACCGCCGGCTTGGACTGCACCTCGCGCCGGACGGCGAGAAGGCGATCGCGGCACTGCCGGGATCGGCAGAAGGCGCCCTGCCCGAAGCGCTCACCGCGATGCCGGAAGTCGCACTGAAAACATTGGAAATCAATCTATCCGAACTGATACGGCATCTCCCGGGAAGAGACGACGCCTTCGCCAGCGTGCCGCTCGCCGAAATCGTAGGGAACGTGCCATGA
- a CDS encoding LysR family transcriptional regulator, translating into MDRLDAMRLFVRVAELGSFSAAARQLGLARSVVTRQIVALESHLGVTLMVRTTRRLTLTSAGTTYLERCRVILDLVDSAETDVADERRTARGHIRISLPLSYGLTRLAPLLLEFSRLYPELSLDMDYTDRRVKLVEEGLDLSIRVTGRLQPGDIARRIGGGRVLVLASPHYLERHGNPAHPCELIGHQCLGYTGATASTGWQFLVDGRLQHFPVQSRIHANNGDVLAEAAAQGLGISCQPDFIGERFLADGRLVEILGAYPLPGFGVYALLASNRHIPQRVRMLIDFFAGHLAAPPPAAE; encoded by the coding sequence ATGGACCGGCTCGATGCGATGCGCCTCTTCGTCCGGGTGGCCGAACTGGGCAGCTTCTCGGCCGCAGCCCGGCAACTCGGTCTGGCCCGGTCGGTCGTGACGCGCCAGATCGTCGCGCTGGAAAGCCACCTCGGCGTCACGTTGATGGTACGCACCACCCGCCGCCTGACGCTCACCTCGGCCGGAACGACCTATCTCGAGCGCTGCCGGGTGATCCTCGATCTGGTGGACAGCGCCGAGACCGATGTCGCCGACGAGCGTCGAACGGCACGCGGCCACATCCGCATCAGCCTGCCGCTGAGCTACGGCCTGACCCGTCTGGCGCCGCTGCTGCTGGAGTTCTCGCGGCTCTACCCCGAACTCAGTCTCGACATGGATTACACCGACCGGCGCGTCAAGCTGGTCGAGGAAGGGCTTGATCTGTCGATCCGCGTCACCGGCCGGCTGCAGCCGGGGGACATCGCGCGCCGGATCGGCGGCGGCCGCGTGCTCGTGCTGGCGTCGCCACACTACCTCGAGCGCCACGGCAACCCGGCCCACCCCTGCGAGCTGATCGGCCACCAGTGCCTGGGCTATACCGGCGCGACCGCCAGTACCGGCTGGCAGTTCCTGGTCGACGGGCGGCTGCAGCACTTCCCCGTGCAGAGCCGGATCCACGCCAACAATGGCGATGTGCTGGCCGAAGCGGCGGCGCAGGGACTGGGGATCTCATGCCAGCCCGATTTCATCGGCGAGCGCTTTCTCGCCGACGGCCGGCTGGTCGAGATTCTCGGCGCCTATCCGCTACCGGGCTTCGGCGTGTACGCGCTGTTGGCGAGCAACCGCCACATCCCGCAGCGAGTGCGCATGCTCATCGACTTCTTCGCCGGGCATCTGGCGGCGCCCCCGCCGGCGGCTGAGTGA
- the cysD gene encoding sulfate adenylyltransferase subunit CysD: MSTAKLARVTLSHLEWLESEAIHIMREVAGQCSNPVLLFSGGKDSICMLRVAEKAFRPGRFPFPLLHIDTGHNYREVTDFRDRRAAELGERLIVRSVEDSMARGTVVLKSADEPRNKHQSVTLLEAIEEFGFDACIGGARRDEEKARAKERIFSFRDEFGQWDPKNQRPELWDLYNARSFKGENIRVFPISNWTEIDVWQYIEREKLALPSIYFAHRRPIVRRSGGLLPVTEVTPARPGETIETLQVRFRTVGDITCTAPVESAASDVASIIAETAVTTITERGATRLDDQTSEASMEQRKKEGYF; encoded by the coding sequence ATGAGTACTGCAAAGCTCGCCAGAGTCACCCTCTCGCATCTCGAATGGCTCGAGTCGGAGGCCATCCACATCATGCGCGAGGTTGCCGGCCAGTGCAGCAACCCGGTGCTGCTCTTCTCCGGCGGCAAGGATTCGATCTGCATGCTGCGCGTCGCCGAGAAGGCCTTTCGCCCGGGTCGTTTTCCCTTTCCTTTGCTGCACATCGATACCGGCCACAACTATCGCGAGGTCACCGACTTCCGCGACCGTCGCGCGGCCGAACTCGGCGAACGCCTGATCGTTCGCTCGGTCGAGGATTCGATGGCGCGCGGCACCGTCGTCCTCAAGTCGGCCGACGAGCCGCGCAACAAGCACCAGTCGGTCACCCTGCTCGAGGCGATCGAGGAGTTCGGCTTCGACGCCTGCATCGGCGGCGCCCGCCGCGACGAGGAGAAGGCTCGGGCAAAGGAACGCATCTTCTCGTTCCGCGACGAGTTCGGACAATGGGATCCGAAGAACCAGCGCCCGGAACTCTGGGATCTGTACAACGCACGCAGCTTCAAGGGCGAGAACATCCGCGTCTTCCCGATCTCGAACTGGACCGAGATCGACGTCTGGCAGTACATCGAGCGCGAGAAGCTGGCGTTGCCTTCGATCTACTTTGCCCACCGGCGGCCGATCGTTCGTCGCAGCGGCGGCCTGCTGCCGGTGACCGAAGTGACGCCGGCGCGACCCGGCGAGACGATCGAGACGCTGCAGGTGCGCTTCCGCACCGTCGGCGACATCACCTGCACGGCGCCGGTCGAGTCCGCTGCCAGCGACGTCGCCAGCATCATCGCCGAGACGGCGGTGACGACGATCACCGAGCGCGGTGCGACGCGACTCGACGACCAGACCTCGGAAGCGTCGATGGAGCAACGCAAGAAGGAAGGTTATTTCTGA
- the rlmB gene encoding 23S rRNA (guanosine(2251)-2'-O)-methyltransferase RlmB: MPSATRLIFGFHSVLAKLRHDAGAVREIHVDAARHDARLRDLRTHAEFAGIRLLPVAAARLEAMAPGARHQGVIAIVDATQRHLSLDDVLDTLDEPAFLLVLDGVQDPHNLGACLRVADAAGAHAVIAPKDRAVGLTQTAVKVASGAAETVPYITVTNLARSLREIKERGIWVVGTDAEAPQDLYGASWPIACAWVLGAEGEGLRRLTRETCDQLVNIPMLGSVASLNVSVATGVCLFEARRRLRDLPTAERSG; encoded by the coding sequence ATGCCCTCCGCCACACGCCTGATCTTCGGTTTCCATTCGGTCCTCGCCAAACTGCGTCATGACGCGGGCGCGGTCCGCGAGATTCATGTCGACGCGGCGCGCCACGATGCCCGCTTGCGCGACCTGCGGACGCACGCCGAGTTCGCCGGCATTCGCCTGCTGCCGGTGGCCGCAGCCCGTCTCGAGGCGATGGCGCCCGGCGCCCGCCATCAGGGCGTCATCGCCATCGTCGATGCGACGCAGCGACATCTGAGCCTCGACGATGTCCTCGACACCCTCGACGAACCCGCTTTCCTCCTCGTCCTCGACGGCGTCCAGGATCCGCACAATCTCGGCGCTTGCCTGCGGGTTGCCGATGCCGCCGGTGCGCACGCGGTGATCGCGCCGAAGGACCGTGCCGTCGGACTGACGCAGACGGCGGTGAAAGTCGCCAGTGGCGCGGCCGAAACGGTCCCCTACATCACCGTCACCAACCTCGCCCGCAGCCTGCGCGAAATCAAGGAACGCGGCATCTGGGTCGTCGGTACCGATGCCGAGGCGCCGCAGGATCTGTACGGCGCCAGCTGGCCGATCGCCTGCGCCTGGGTGCTCGGTGCCGAGGGGGAAGGCTTGCGTCGCCTGACCCGAGAGACCTGCGACCAACTGGTGAACATCCCGATGCTCGGCTCGGTCGCCAGCCTGAACGTCTCGGTGGCCACGGGCGTCTGCCTGTTCGAGGCGAGGCGACGGCTCCGCGATCTGCCGACCGCGGAGCGCAGCGGCTAG
- a CDS encoding phosphoadenylyl-sulfate reductase gives MSGEGAVDEAALHESVTRRSAAARELLRAIAADFSPAVLASSLSAEDMVLTDLIVREDLPIGIFSLDTGRLPAETHELMATIRRHYGLTLRLYYPRHDLLEAWTSEHGINAFYESVELRKGCCQVRKVEPLQRALAGQRAWITGMRAQQASTRDGLPLRSVDTANGGLEKFNPLAEWSEREVWAYLRQHGVPYNALHDRFYPSIGCAPCTRAVAAGEDVRAGRWWWENPESKECGLHLRRP, from the coding sequence ATGAGCGGCGAAGGGGCCGTGGACGAGGCCGCGCTGCACGAGTCGGTCACCCGGCGCAGCGCGGCTGCGCGGGAACTGTTGCGGGCGATCGCCGCCGACTTCTCGCCGGCGGTTCTTGCCAGCAGCCTCAGTGCCGAGGACATGGTGCTCACCGACCTCATCGTCCGTGAGGACCTGCCGATCGGCATCTTCTCGCTCGACACCGGCCGCCTGCCGGCGGAAACCCATGAGCTGATGGCGACGATTCGCCGTCATTACGGCCTGACGCTGCGCCTCTACTACCCGCGGCACGATCTGCTCGAGGCATGGACGAGCGAGCACGGCATCAACGCCTTCTACGAATCGGTCGAACTGCGCAAGGGCTGCTGCCAGGTGCGCAAGGTCGAGCCGCTGCAGCGTGCGCTCGCCGGCCAGCGGGCCTGGATCACCGGCATGCGGGCGCAGCAGGCGAGCACGCGCGATGGCTTGCCGCTGCGCAGCGTCGACACCGCCAACGGCGGACTGGAGAAGTTCAATCCGCTCGCCGAGTGGAGCGAACGCGAGGTGTGGGCATACCTCAGGCAACACGGCGTGCCGTACAACGCGCTGCACGACCGCTTCTACCCGAGCATCGGCTGCGCGCCGTGTACGCGCGCGGTGGCCGCCGGCGAGGACGTCCGCGCCGGCCGCTGGTGGTGGGAGAATCCGGAATCGAAGGAATGCGGCCTGCACCTCAGGCGCCCGTGA
- a CDS encoding DUF934 domain-containing protein — MPRIIRKQEIVEDSWQVLSLAAGDSAETVPLPAGPVLLPLAVWLARRDEVLQRDEQPGVWLDSDEGPEALAEDCARFAVIGVNFPKFTDGRGYSSARLLRERYHYTGEIRAIGDVLHDQLFLMRRCGIDAYAVRADKDIEQALAGLRAFSESYQAATDQPLPLFRRRLAEPSA; from the coding sequence ATGCCTAGAATCATCAGGAAGCAGGAGATCGTCGAAGACTCCTGGCAAGTGCTCAGCCTCGCAGCCGGCGACAGTGCCGAGACGGTTCCGCTGCCCGCCGGACCGGTGCTGCTGCCGCTGGCCGTCTGGCTGGCGCGGCGCGATGAAGTGCTGCAGCGCGACGAGCAGCCCGGAGTCTGGCTCGACAGCGACGAGGGACCCGAGGCGCTGGCCGAGGATTGCGCGCGCTTCGCCGTCATCGGCGTCAACTTTCCCAAGTTCACCGATGGCCGCGGCTACTCGAGTGCCCGCCTGCTGCGCGAGCGCTACCACTACACGGGCGAGATCCGGGCGATCGGTGACGTGCTGCACGATCAGCTCTTCCTCATGCGACGCTGCGGCATCGACGCCTACGCGGTGCGCGCCGACAAGGACATCGAGCAGGCGCTCGCCGGGCTGCGGGCATTCAGCGAAAGCTACCAGGCGGCGACCGACCAGCCGCTGCCGCTGTTTCGCCGCCGCCTGGCGGAGCCCTCGGCATGA
- the cysB gene encoding HTH-type transcriptional regulator CysB, with amino-acid sequence MKLQQLRYIVEVERRGLNVSEAAETLYTSQPGISKQIRLLEDELGVSIFERGGKRLTAITEPGRAILDIARRMLRDAENIRRVSEEHAAGDSGSLVIATTHTQARYALPAVVKKFVDRHPQVRLSLHQGHPAQIAEWALQGEADIAIATEALDQYPQLVMLPCYQWVHCVIAPDGHPILGEKTLSLAALARWPLITYDSAFAGRSRINKAFELAQIEPNVVLTAIDADVIKTYVSLGLGLGIIARMAYDPLRDSGLQALPAEHLFGSNTTRIGLRRGTHVRRFAYDFIELFAPQLTRRAVDMALAGARPDEEYQL; translated from the coding sequence ATGAAACTGCAGCAACTGCGTTACATCGTCGAAGTCGAGCGTCGCGGCCTCAACGTATCCGAAGCCGCCGAAACGCTCTACACCTCGCAGCCGGGAATCTCGAAGCAGATCCGGCTGCTCGAGGACGAACTCGGGGTGAGCATCTTCGAACGTGGCGGCAAGCGGCTGACGGCGATCACCGAGCCGGGCCGGGCAATCCTCGACATCGCCCGGCGCATGCTGCGCGACGCCGAGAACATCCGGCGCGTCAGCGAAGAGCATGCCGCCGGCGATTCGGGCAGCCTGGTCATCGCCACCACCCATACGCAGGCGCGCTATGCCCTGCCGGCGGTGGTCAAGAAGTTCGTCGACCGCCATCCGCAGGTGCGGCTGTCACTGCACCAGGGGCACCCGGCGCAGATCGCCGAATGGGCGCTGCAGGGAGAGGCCGACATCGCCATCGCCACCGAAGCACTCGACCAGTATCCACAACTGGTGATGCTGCCCTGTTACCAGTGGGTGCATTGCGTCATCGCGCCCGATGGCCATCCGATCCTCGGCGAGAAGACGCTCTCGCTCGCGGCGCTCGCGCGCTGGCCGTTGATCACCTACGATTCAGCCTTCGCCGGTCGCTCGCGGATCAACAAGGCCTTCGAACTGGCGCAGATCGAGCCCAACGTCGTGCTCACCGCGATCGACGCCGACGTCATCAAGACCTACGTCAGCCTCGGTCTTGGCCTCGGCATCATCGCCCGCATGGCCTACGACCCACTGCGCGACAGTGGCTTGCAGGCGCTGCCGGCGGAGCACCTGTTCGGATCGAACACGACCCGCATCGGACTGCGCCGCGGCACCCACGTGCGGCGCTTTGCCTACGACTTCATCGAGCTGTTCGCCCCGCAACTGACGCGCCGGGCGGTCGACATGGCGCTCGCCGGCGCGCGGCCGGACGAGGAGTACCAGCTGTGA
- a CDS encoding OmpA family protein has translation MAQPPARNADAVEADEANHIYFARRSTQVDPAGQERLRLHAARLKEHPKEVVYLAAYAENLGSASYELAIANQRIEAVARLLRSYGVATRQMHPLRRYGVARGRPAPTCATADCREKRGRVVLSFGMR, from the coding sequence GTGGCGCAGCCGCCGGCCCGAAACGCCGACGCCGTCGAAGCCGACGAAGCCAATCACATTTACTTCGCGCGACGCAGCACGCAGGTCGATCCCGCCGGACAGGAAAGGCTGCGCCTGCATGCGGCGCGGTTGAAGGAGCATCCGAAGGAGGTGGTCTACCTGGCGGCCTACGCGGAGAACCTCGGCAGCGCCTCATACGAACTGGCCATCGCGAACCAGCGCATCGAAGCCGTGGCCAGGCTCCTGCGCAGCTACGGCGTCGCCACGAGGCAGATGCATCCTCTGCGTCGCTACGGGGTTGCCCGCGGTAGACCGGCGCCCACGTGCGCGACGGCCGATTGCCGCGAAAAAAGGGGCCGTGTGGTGTTGAGCTTTGGCATGCGCTGA